Below is a genomic region from Rosa chinensis cultivar Old Blush chromosome 5, RchiOBHm-V2, whole genome shotgun sequence.
taaagaaaaaaaaaattattaaaaaattatcaattggACTGACATTGATaatgtattttgtttttgtttttttttcaaatcttttttctttttttttcttttgtatatttaTTTCTAAAATGTTTGAATGATTGAAATAACGAGTTTATCCTTGCACATGATTTGCACACACATTCTGATTTGTCAAAAATTAACAGTTGAATTAATATTAATCAATTTTGCAAACCACAAGAGCAACATTAGACATTTTGAAACCAAAAGGCCAAGATTAGTGAACGACATGGACTATTTATAACATTACACCTTTAGTACTCAATTTGGATATGTGTTAAGCCTTCTCAGCTTGTGTTTTTAAACGATTGCGGCACTGTAACGTAACCAATTTAAAGAGGTATAAATTAGGCCGTTACATCTACCCACCTTAATCTGTCACCTCCGATAACATCCATCACCATCTTAGCTACCACTGCCACTAGAGCCACCACCCACATCCGGCAATCGAGTATAagtttatttaaaatttaactAGAAATagaacagaaaaataaaaaatagttaaCGCCCTCGTCACTAAATCACAATGACCCAATGGATGTGGGGTCTAGGCACAGAGCACGACCGTTGCATAGGCACCCTCGTACCAAgagacattcaaatttcaaaatttcaaacacTGGAGTCTGGAGTGAGTAATAAAGCAAAGCTGCCACTTTTCTCGCCAGAACCTTGGAATCGGAGCTTGCAATAAAACAAGTCTACAACCCAGCAAGGAAAGCTCCATTTCAAGCTTTATACTTCAAAAGTTCCAACCTTTCACCCCAAACAATTTGAACTTGATTCCTCACCCGTCTCATAGCTCACTGTGTTTCAAGACCAACCCATGCTTCAATTCCAATATTCCAAAATTTAATCCATTTGTGTAGAAAGTTTGGATTTTCACAATGAGAGAAGAGAACCCATCTGAAACCAGAGCAAGAGCAACCAAGTTTTCTGACCAAAACCAGGCACCAAGGCCTCAAAACCCAAAGGGCAACAGCAACTCCTCAAAGTTGAAGTCTGCGTCTTCATGGGGATCTCATATAGTCAAAGGGTTTGGAGGAGACAAGAAGACCAAGGTGCTAAACGCAGTTACAAGCAAGAAACCGCCGCTAATGGGTTGCGATTTGGCGAATCCGAAGACCCAATTGCCATTAGCCCCTGCTCACTCACGGGTCAAGCGTTCGCTGATCGGAGACTTATCTTGCTCAGTCAACAATGCTAATCAGATTCACCCTCAGATGTACCAGACCCACCGGAGACAGTCGTCGCGGGACTTGTTTCTCGAGCTTGATCACTTGAGGAACCTGCTCCAGGATTCGAAAGAGCGGGAGTTTCAGTTGCAGGCAGAGCTTTCGGAATGTAGGAGAAATCCGAGGGTTTTGGAGCTAGAGAGGGAGCTGGAGGAGAAAAGGAGAGAGGTTGATGGTGTGATGAGGAAAGTTGAGGTGCTGGAAGAGGAGAAGGCTAGTCTAGCTGAGCAATTAGCATCGATTTCCGAGAGGAGCGAAGAGGTGTTGAAGAGAGAAGACCAAGAATGTACGGTGGTTTCGGCGTCAGGGAgtgtggagatggaggttttagagTTGAGAAGATTAAACAAGGAGCTACAGCTTCAGAAGAGAAACCTTGCTTGTAAACTTTCCGCTTTGACAGCCCAATTGGCTTCTCTAGCAAAAGCTTCTGAGGTACttactttttaatttcattGATTACTTAAATTCTGTGATTGGTTCTGTTTAGgttgatttgtttttggttATTGAAATCTGTATTGGTTATTATCAGAGTGACATTGTTgagaaaatcaaagccgaggCGTCTATTTTAAGGCATACAAATCAAGATTTGTGTAAACAAGTTGAAGGCTTACAGATGAATAGGTTGAATGAGGTTGAGGAGCTAGCTTACCTTAGGTGGGTCAATTCGTGTTTAAGAAATGAGTTGCAGAACTCTGATAAGCTGCAAAGCCCGAATTCGATTGATAGGAGTAGTAAATCAGCGGGAGATTTGTCAAGTAGGAGCAATGAGTACTTGGAATACAAGGGCGTGAAGAGATTGAATTTGTTAAAGAAGCTGAAAAAATGGCCTATTGCTAATGAGGATTTGCCTAACATGGAATCATCCCCAGATGAGCTATTGGATAAAAGTTGGGTTGattcagatgaaggaagaagtCCTAGAAGAAGACACTCGATAAGCGGATCCAAATGCTTTGCAGAAGAGTTGGTGCTGACTAATAAGAGAAGGCAATCTGATGGTTTTATGTGTCCCCCAGAAATTGAGAAGGATATAGAGCCAGTGGCTTCTCAAAAATATGACTTGGGTATGCTTCAATGCCATGAAATCCATAAAATTCCGGCTTCGTTTGATGTTGAGAAAAGGGCATTGCGCATTCCGAATCCCCCTCCCAGGCCTTCGTGTTCTATTTCTAGTGGAACCAAAGCGGATGACTCTATGAAAGTTCCACCACCACCGCCTCCGCCCCCTCCACCTCCTCCTAAGTTCGCAGTGAGGACTAGTACTGCAGGAACGGTGCAAAGAGCCCCACAAGTAGTTGAGTTTTATCATTCACTCATGAAAAGAGATTCCAGGAAGGATTCTTCAACTGGAGGAATTTGTGATGCACCGAATGTTGCCAACGTTCGTAGTAATATGATTGGAGAAATTGAGAACCGATCATCACATTTGCTTGCTGTAAGTGCTCGCATACCTGATTGTTTGATTCTGTCTGTTCGAAGTGCGGTTTCTGCTCAAGCTATCTTTTTCCTTTCATAACTTGTTCAACTTCCAAGCTGATTCTTTGCCAATTAAACTCTATCAAACTGGTGAATGCTACCCTTTTAAAATATATAACCAGCAAATATTTGTTCTAGCTCCTATTTTTCACAACAATGAGATAGTGTAGAACCAAACTTACAGTAAGTGCGAGTCCTTACTGATCGTGATCACCAATTTCTAATGCAGATAAAGGCAGATGTTGAGACTCAAGGAGAATTTGTAAATTCACTGATAAGAGAGGTGAACAATGCTGTATATCATAGCATTGAAGATGTTATGGCTTTTGTGAAGTGGCTCGATGATGAACTTTGCTTTCTTGTAAGTTGATCTTTGTTATGAATCATGGCCAGAAAAACTAATTTAAGTTGTGTCTGCAATATATTTTGCCTAGTGTAGTATAAAGGTGGAAGTGTTCAGATGGCAATGAGATACTAAGCATGAATTAGGCAAATATGAATGTCATTCATAAAGGAACTTGATGTCCAGTTAGTAAAAGATCTGCATATTTTTCAACATTACCATCTGTAGGATCTGCTGACTCCTTGTTATTATGCTTTGCTTATGTTAAAGGTGGACGAAAGAGCAGTCCTAAAGCACTTTGATTGGCCAGAAAAGAAAGCAGACACACTGCGAGAAGCAGCATTTGGCTATAGAGATCTGAAGAAACTGGACCTTGAAGTGTCTTCTTTCAAAGATGATACTCGATTGCCCTGTGATATTGCACTCAAGAAAATGGTTGCCTTGTCTGAGAAGTAAGCAGCGATCTTTAGTGTTTTTTCTTGTAAGCAATACGTGGTATCTACATAAACTTATCAGTGTTTTGTTACCTCTTGCAGGATGGAGCGTACAGTTTACAATATTCTCCGAACAAGGGAGTCCTTGATGCGTCATTGTAGGGATTACCAAATACCAACAGACTGGATGCTTGACAATGGCATTTTAAGCAAGGTACACTTTATTATTGTCTTTAATAGAAAATTGAACGCCTTTCTCGCCTTTGCATAACGCCTAATTGAAAGTCAATGTAGATAAAGTTTGGCTCAGTCAAGCTAGCAAAGATGTATATGAAGAGGGTGGCTATGGAACTACAGTCAAAGGCGGCAACAGAGAAAGACCCTGCAATGGACTATATGCTGCTTCAGGGAGTGAGATTTGCCTTCAGAATTCATCAGGTTTGTTAGCATAAGAAGAAAGTCCTCAGCGcttattattttgaattttgggtTTCTTTTTAGAAATGTAGAAGATTGAGATATATTTCTTGCTCGATATGCAGTTTGCAGGAGGATTTGATGCAGACACAATGCATGCATTTGAGGAACTTCGCTACCTTGCCCATcttcttaacaaaaagtaaaagtAGAAGACTTTTTTATGGGAACAATTTTTGGCTTACAATCTGCAGTAGTGCATTGGATGGGAACAGTTTTTGGCTTACCATCTCAGTAAGCTTCATTGGGAAATATTTATATCTTCCATAGTAAGAAGCAACGTCTTGGTGTAGTTCTGTGTTCTGTGAAAAATATAAAGAGAATCTGTTTAATGATTCAAAAATTACCATAAGTGAAAATTTAAGAAAGACCTTGATGAAAACTTGGCGTATAAATTCTTGTGCAAGTTCATTAGAGTGCCACATCCAACACACGCGGTTCTAATCCAATATCAAACAGAGGTCACTGAAATGCTATATTTTGGAAATGGTGGGTGGACGTAGGGTCATTTGGACAAGCAACTACTCAGAGATTGTGACAAATGCGGTTGAGGTATCATAGTGGTGGATGTGGCAGACAGCAAAGCAGTGGTTGATATAGCAGCGGCCGATTACTTTGACACTTAAAAAGTACAGAACATTGAAAGCAAGTTACACACTTTAAGTAGCATTCAAGGTAAATCTGATAACCAAGtctccaatatatatatatatatgcaaaaagTAGTGCAGCAATACTAATTCTTGTGTTTGTAGGGTTCTAGACTTCTAGATTGTTTTGACCGTATAGACTCGGCCGTATTTCTGGCAGACATAACAAATTTTGATCCCAAAAACCAAAGATATatgcaaaaagaagaaataaccaAGTATCCAGTTAAAGAAAATTGGGAGAATTGCTTAAACAAACTCATTACTCATTTTCAGTTAACTATTCACACTCGCATAAATGCCTGATTTAGAATTAACTTATTGTCTGACTCCGTATAATTTTACAAATGAAACTTTCCACAACTGTGATATTCTCAAGCCCTTTAATGCCTAGTTGAATCTTCTCCTGGCTCTTCTCAATAGTGTAACCAGTCGGGCCAAGAATAACTGTAAGCTGCAGAAGCAAAAACATCAAAGTTAACCACATGTGATATAAATCAAAATCCATCTTGTTGGCTGGGTTTCCTCAGAGTGTAAAATGGCTTTAGAAAGATACTAGTTAAGAAAGATCTGGCTTGCAGAAAACTACTTTTTTTGAAGCCATTTACACTGAGAAAAGCCAGCCAACAGACTAACTAGATTATGTCAATTGATACAACCTTTCCTACAACTCCCATAGGTTTATCATATCAAAGCTCAAAAGTAGATCTAATCAATTCTACACTCAACTACAGTTCTCATGTAAGTAGGCTTCTTAACTGTCACCGGTACAACcacataaaatttaaaaacaattgATAGATCTAACACAAGTATTACTGCCGGTAGCACAGGATATGGTGGATCTACTAAGGAGTTTCAGAATCTAATGTTGGAATCACATAGGCCAATACCCAGAACAACTCCCTTTTGTAATAACCAAATAAAACAGTAACCTCTGGCCGGTGTACAAACTATACTTTTTAGCTGAATAAGTGGACAGATCATAGGAGTAGAAAAACTGGATTTAGTTTGAAGCTAATCCATGATGAATTGAATTTAGTGGTTTAAGGTCCTATTAGACAGCCATTACATGACTAACTCATGATACATCCCATAAGATGCTCATAAAAATAATAGATGATTCTTGAAACTATcaactaaacaaaaataaaaaataaagagtaCCTGCATTTGACCTATTTAAATTCAGAATCTCTTATTCATCGTTACTGGTAGCATCAATCATCTTTAGTCAGCCCAAAATGAAAACTTAGTTTCTGGCTTCATAGACGTCTAATGCCTCACAGGGTAGCAGTATGAGAACTGCCTCAAATCGGCACAAATACACTAGAAATCTAATATCTTTAGTTATTCAGGTGACTGCTGCACAGATACAAAGAAAAACAAGCACTTGAACTAATCTGCCTAATATAAGGACCAAAAATGACACCCTAAACTAGGGCCATGAAAGCCTCTTATTTCAAATCACCTCTTGCTTCCCCAATGCTCCCTACCTACACCCCACATCTCATTCAGAAACTCCTGTCACGCATTTCTCTAATAGCCTAATGGTTTCAGGTCCATTTCCAAGCTTCCCATAAAAATTCATGTTCCGCGAACACTTCCTTTTGGTCTATTAAGGCCAAACAAAATTCATATTCATTTTGACTTAATCCAAATGGAAAATTAGACACTAATCCAAGATGAGTATCCAGTCGCACAACAGAACCTATCACAGTCTAGACAAAGAAGTGAGAGAAGAGCTCACCAATTCAATCATGAAGCTTTGCAAACGGAGTAGTAATGCATCAATTTAACTCTACCAACGAAACTCGCCCGTCCAATTTACAACAAAATAAACCAATGAAGCCGCCCCATattgtaaaaactaaaataagcaGAAATCATGGGTTCAAGTTCACAAGTTGGAGAAAGAGTGGGCAACTTTCAATTAAACATTCTTTCATCAATGACAATGCAATTCACAACCCAGCACCAAATCAATCCGAAAACAGATTTAATGAACAAATACTATACAATATGAACTATTGCAAGACAGTAAAGCAATACAGTAGCTATGAATGTAAGAAACACAAAATCAAGATTAAAGCTTTGCGAATCACCATTGCAGATACTCCGCGACCCACTTGACATTCAGCACCAGATTCATAGCGCGCAGCTGCAGACGTAGCTTAAAACACGAAACGAAGCAAGAACAGCAACGGTGACGTAAGCAGCACACCAAACTCCAACCGCAAACACCAATTTCAGGACATCACCTTGAGCCATTCACATCTGGGTCATCAAGATTCTACATGTAAATACACTAAAGCAGTAGATAGATTGACTTTGGGAAGGaaaaaagattcaaactttaacAAAATCTAAGCGCGATCGATCATACAAAAGACTTGGGAAGCAATATACTTACGTCAAAAA
It encodes:
- the LOC112202126 gene encoding protein CHUP1, chloroplastic, whose translation is MREENPSETRARATKFSDQNQAPRPQNPKGNSNSSKLKSASSWGSHIVKGFGGDKKTKVLNAVTSKKPPLMGCDLANPKTQLPLAPAHSRVKRSLIGDLSCSVNNANQIHPQMYQTHRRQSSRDLFLELDHLRNLLQDSKEREFQLQAELSECRRNPRVLELERELEEKRREVDGVMRKVEVLEEEKASLAEQLASISERSEEVLKREDQECTVVSASGSVEMEVLELRRLNKELQLQKRNLACKLSALTAQLASLAKASESDIVEKIKAEASILRHTNQDLCKQVEGLQMNRLNEVEELAYLRWVNSCLRNELQNSDKLQSPNSIDRSSKSAGDLSSRSNEYLEYKGVKRLNLLKKLKKWPIANEDLPNMESSPDELLDKSWVDSDEGRSPRRRHSISGSKCFAEELVLTNKRRQSDGFMCPPEIEKDIEPVASQKYDLGMLQCHEIHKIPASFDVEKRALRIPNPPPRPSCSISSGTKADDSMKVPPPPPPPPPPPPKFAVRTSTAGTVQRAPQVVEFYHSLMKRDSRKDSSTGGICDAPNVANVRSNMIGEIENRSSHLLAIKADVETQGEFVNSLIREVNNAVYHSIEDVMAFVKWLDDELCFLVDERAVLKHFDWPEKKADTLREAAFGYRDLKKLDLEVSSFKDDTRLPCDIALKKMVALSEKMERTVYNILRTRESLMRHCRDYQIPTDWMLDNGILSKIKFGSVKLAKMYMKRVAMELQSKAATEKDPAMDYMLLQGVRFAFRIHQFAGGFDADTMHAFEELRYLAHLLNKK